CAAAAATTTACCCTCATTCCTCCAATCACCAATAGAGCTGAATAGCTAGGATGAAATACACAAGAGTGGAACTGATTTCCATTGGCACTTAGTTCATGGATGCAATCACCAGTGTTCAGTGACCAAACTTTGACAGACTCCTCACTTACTGATGCCAGTAGATCACCATTGAGATCCCAACAAAGGTAGTTCACCACTCCAGAGTGTCCCTGTAAACACAATTATTTTGGGAAATGAGGAATTATGGTTGGAACATACAGAAAATACTAAAGTGCCAGAAACATATATTGTTTTAAGAAACAGTTGATGTAATCCACCACAAAATGGAAGTTAAAGACAAACCTGGAAAGACTGCAGTTGCCTGTCATTTTCGACATCAAAGATTGATACCGCCTTATCTGACGCGGCTGCCAGCAGCTGACCAGTTATGGGCTGGAATCTCACTTGTGCACTGCCTCCTTGCTACAAGTAGAAAGAGGAGACAATTTGAAGATAGTTCAAAGGAAAATTACCACtacaaattaataaaagaacACAATGAATACTAAAGGGCAAACCTTTGACACTCGAGTACATGAGAATGGACTAATATTCCAGTACCGAATCTCATTGTTGCTATCGCAGAAACAAAATAGATCATTCTTTTTCGGATGGAAATCCAGCGACATAACATGAGAAGGATGCCCGGTGTATGAATTCAAACAGTAGTTAgtctgaaaaaaataaattcggCAAGAGGTTATTTGAGTGTGAATATGTGGTAAAAATAAAGATTGATTTGGTTGAACAATACATGACACTTGGATAATCTAAAAGCACGAACTAGTAGGTGTTATGCCACAAGTGACTAGAGGTAAGGCCTGCTTCAATTGATTAAATAATTATTCAGCAGAAAATGTCTAAACAATTACATTAGCAGCATCCCACAGTCTCACAGACTTGTCAAATGAAGCAGTTGCAAGCTGAGTTGAATTAGGCCTGAACCGGACATCTGTAATCAAGTATTGATGTTCTTCTGGGGTGGTCTCCGTTTGTAAGGTATCCATGTTCCACAGAACAGCCTAATAAATACACAGGAGGAAAGAACATATAAAGACAATTGATTTAATGATAACAAAAGTGCAGCAGAAAATGTTCAGTCACTAGTGAAGTATAAAGGATATTTAATCACTGAAAAGCTCATCCACCATTGGAATGAAATGAAACACTCGATCCATTTGTTGATGAAGTAAAAAGGAACTTCACTAAAGGCATCCAATTTATCTCCATATGCTAAAGATGTTAGATTTTATGGAAGTGCATTCTACCTTCTTGTCATGTCCGGCACTAGCGAGCAGCTTTCCATCTGATGAGAAATGGCAGCAAGTGACTTTATTCCTTGTGCGTATACAACCAACTTCACCAAAGGAGAATCCTGAGACATTCATCCTCTTAGTAAATTtgcaacaaaaataacaaagaaaGCATTTATACAAGTCACACTTGCATTATCACCTTTGGAAGACTCAGGTTTGTGTTCAGTAATCGTTTGTTTCAGTGTTCCATAGATATTTCCATCTCCCCCATCATGTGACAAAAATGAATCCACGTTATCTTCCAGGGAACCAATGTCTCCAAACGTCTCCAAGTCATCCTGTATGATAGATAAAGGcatattggagatgcaatattTCAAATGCaacttcaaaattcataaaaaactAATTAACTTGAAGTTCTTATTCATCAAAGATACTGGAAGATATACGATAATTAAGTACTTCTTTACAAATATAACATGTTTAGAGTGCAACATACAAAAAATGTGGGTGCAACATTAAGTTTTACCAGCTGATTTGTAGAGGACGCTATACCACCAGTTCCATCTCCTCCGTACATCATCATACTTTTTGACACACTGCCAACATGCTGCAGACTACTGGCACTAGTCATCCCATCACCAGGTGTATGAGTTGATGCTGGTGAGCTTGGTGAAGGGCCAACGGTATTTCCGGTGCCAGTACTATTGGCAGGTCCAGATGATGAATGTTGCTTCCTTTTTCTGCCGTTCTGAATCACAGGAGGAAGATAGGTAAACTTCTCTTCCATTGGCTCTGATAAGTCAGGTAACTTAAATTTtctaaaaactaaataaaaaatttagaaacaagaaaaggaaaaaagagagaGGCCACATGCAAGATAAAGCATTATATTGTTAGAAGTACTTTTATGGACATGGTTGTTGGTAGATATCAACAAAGCAAAAAAATCAGATGTGACTCTATCTGGTTAAGCCAACCTGTGGCAATtgctgctgttgctgttgctgctgctgctgctgcaaCTGGTCCTGTTGTTGAGAGGAGGATTGTGGAATTTGGGCCATTTTCATCTGTTAAAGACAAGTAATTAGTACACCAGCAGTTTAGAGTAGAACATTCTAGCCGTCGCAACAAAATTGCAAGAGCCTCTTTGAATCTACAGAAAGACACATCATTGTTTAAAAACAGTACATATCATCACACACAAAAAGCCGGTGAGGAACAATTTATGAAGAGCTCTCAAGGACAGCTGCAAGGCTAAGGCATATCAACTGCTCAAGACAGCTGTAATAGTGCCAATTATTCTGAAAGATGTACAATTCATTAGTAAAGCAAGTGCTAATACCTAGCCAAAAGCTAAGGTTTCATTGCATTTTAATTGACATCTAGGCCTCAGTTTTCTGACAATTAGTTTCACTTGCCATCAGCTTTGTGATATATAATCCTGGCACTTCAGTGGCTAAGAGCCaataaacatttatttgtaGAATCCCTTTGTCACAAACTCCCACTAGTCTGCTATGTTTGTTCATCATAACACGGAAAAGGATTATTCGAAAACGGCAAAGGTGAAGGCTTGGTGAACTATATACAAGTTCAAGGTTTAAGAATCCGAAGGCAGTGAAGCACAGACTGCTACTGACTTGTTAAGGGGCTAGTTTGTCTTTTcctcttttattattttttatttctgtgTATGGGTGGGGTGGGTGGGGCTAGCTTGTTCTCCAAAGGTAGATTGAAGTAAATGTATACCAACGCACCAGGAAAGTAAGGACTGTTAATGTCAAGCCACCATACTCTATATTGTGGAAGCAAAGTAATCACAAGTTCCAACTAACACAATATGGCTTCCCAGTAGTGCATTCCTAATATTCCTCACAGATAAGTGGTTCCTCAAAATTCACTCTAAGTGAAAACATCCGAACCGAGAAGCCTCGACAAAGAAAAGAGATAGCAAGGAAAACACTCCTTTCAATTACCTGCtttattattaataaagaaCTACATATCATCAGGCACTCCCATAATCTGCTCTGCCTATTTAAAAACTGATCTACCTTCCAGACgggaaaagaagaaaaggaagctTTAGAAGCTCTCTCTCTCTTAAAATTTTTAGTCCAGATTAGGAAACTTCCCAACATGATTCAGCTTATGTTACTCTATTTCCTCGTTATTTGAATTGATTGGCTTCAGCGACCTCAATATTTGCATGCATTACCTTCAATGACAAGCTTCAATTGCATTATTTCTCCTCTTTTCTgctctaaaaagaaaaaaactacaAGCATCTTGAGGAAAACCCTGTTGAAAAAGATCTTTTCACTAAACAACGCATTAAAATTTGGATCTAAGAGGAAAACAATCTCTACGCTCTGGCTGAGACAAATAGTCTTTAAGATTGCATAATGAACAATACATAACATAACTAGACAATGCAGGCACTGTTCTTCATTCTAGGAAAGTAGACCTAACCTTTGGTGAATTTGATTGTACTGGAGAGCATATGGATCCATCATTTCTCGGTGGCTGACCGTCTTTTGCATTGAAGTTACCTCTTGGTAATCCACCATATCCATAGTAAGGGGAATTCAGGTTACCTTGTGCTTGAGCCTGTGCAAGAGCCTGCTGTTGTTGTGATGCCAAAAGATATTGATTTTGGTTCTGTATATTGGGCTTCTGTACTTGCAAACCAATACTTGGCCTCAAATGGTCAATTCCCTGTCAATATCAATGAGCAAGGCAGCCACATTAATATCAAAATTGTACAAATTCAACTTACAAGATGAATGAAAGCAATTAGTAACTTACGGTTAACGGCCAGCCCTTCAATGGTAAACCAGTAACACCTTGATTCAAGCCTAAAGAACCAGGAGAAAATGAAAGGACAAGTTACCCAAGTGGCCGCCAATATAATCATCAACAAAATTGAGATAGAATTACCACACCACACCACACCAATACCCCCCTCCCccaaaagtaaaaaagaacCAAAAGTAATGGAAAAAGAGAAACATGGAACTCCTCAAATTGAAATCCACTAAACAGACCAATGAAAAGATAAAAAGCAGAGAAAAGGACTTCTTACTGATGCCCATAAAGAACATCACtcaaaaatctaagaaaagGACTTATTACTGATGCCCATAAAGAACATCACTCAAAAATCTATCTAACtcaattctcaaaaaataaaaatccaccTAAACTTGTTGCAAAAAAACAGATGCTTGAGATGCCAGACAATTTACCCAAAGGTGACATTAAAAAGGTACTAAATAAATCACATATCCATGTCCAAGTGCATTTGACAATGCCATCCACGGAAGTCAAAAGATTAACAAACATAACAGCAGACCTCTAAAACATTCCAACAGTAATTACTAGATATATGTCCACTAAATACTAAAGAATCAAAAGTAACAAACGAGAATAGACAAGAAATGTTAgtatgaaaatatgcatgatgcCAGTTGAAGGAGCACGATCAGGAACTGACTCCAGAAATCTACATAACACTAACATGGAAACCATGGACAATCAGCTATGCCAAAATGGGAAGCAATAAGGCAAAAATGTAGGTGCCATGTATTGCATTAGTTATGTTATTTATAATATGATTGAACTTAGAACAGATTGAAGATGGAAATAATCATTTTTGAAGTCCTGAGCCAATCCTCTAAAATTGGAAGTTTTAATCTACTAGAACTTGCAGAACAGGAAAGAGAAAGAGCAATGTCCTTCATGGAAGTAGACGAGAGGAATATCCACTTGTCTGGTGGCCAACAAATggaagaattgaaagagttaagaTTATGGCAAATGAATGCCATACATGGATATGGGAAAATATAAGGAAAAATACACACTTCATAAGGATGTTTGCGCTGCAGAGATACGAATTGAAAGAGTTCATTAAGAGAACTCCATCCTTCCTTTCAAGgataaaataagataatattcCAACCTCATTCTATGTGATTACATGTAAAAATAAATGTTCTCGACTAGAGATCATTAGTTGAGTAGGTGGACAAAGGGTGCTAAGCAACCAAGGCGAAAGTACCTGCACCACCAAGTCCTGATTTTGACTGTAGAATAGCTTGCCCATAAATTGATGAAGGATCCATGGGCAAAGATTTCTGAGTACCACTCAAGTTCACTTCCGTTTTAATATCCTACATATTTTCAAAGGATATTGGGCTGAGCTTGGTCCAAGAAGAAATATTAAACTCAACAATAAGTATAAATTGTATGCTGAGATAAAAGTTCAACTAGTTACCGCTGTCATCTGAGGGCGCCCTTGCATTTGCTGCAATGCTGCAGACATGCTCCCCGAATTACCTTGTACCAACTGGCTGAATCAACAGAGAACAAATGCAGGTACAGAAGTTCAGACAAAGAATGCAACAAATCAATAAAGGCTACAAAAGCACGAGACGTGGCAAGAAAATCTTGCAGCACTCATACCGTTGATGATTAGATGCAGTCTTGAGAAGCGCCATCCTATTGGGATCGATAAGAGGTGAAGATGTCTCTGAGTCCAAGGAATGTGGGTGCTTCATTTGTTCCTCGTACATTTTCATGGCCAAAACACTAGCAGATGGTTGCCCCATCATGCCTTCAGAGTTTATAGCACTTATAGGACCACCAAGGGAGGGATTTTGATCCCTTCGCTGTAACTGGGCATTTCGTTGTTGCATGAGTTGCAACTGCTGCATCTGTAGCTGTTGTTGATGCTCCCTTGCTTTCATCTGCTGTGTCTAGAGTTCAAACCAAACAAAAGAACGTGCTTCAGCCTGGTTATAAGTAAAATGCCACAGAGCTTCTTCTATGTTATTTATGGCAAGGAATGGCACATCGCGTAAGTTCAACAAACCTCTATGTACGCTGCTGCAGCTTCAGAATGTTTTTCATTTGTCCGTGCAATGAAAATGTCCCAAAACACGGACCACCATTCAAAAAGAAACCCTCCAGGTGCATCAATGGCTATAAAAGGACAAATCAAATTATGAACACCTCAAATGGAGCAAAAAAATCAAGCTGTgtgtataagttatgaaaaaGGAGAACAAGCATGAACTACCCTGAAGATTGACTAGCAAAACAGCTAGAGATAAGATGATATACATAGAAACAATTAGAATTGAAAGAACTCAACACTTAGAGAATGTGttaacatcattacctacggGATCTGTAGCAACCTTCCCTTCTGTCATGAAAGCTTTTGCAGAATTATGCAGCTTTCTTTTCAACAAATAGTCATGAATGTAAACATCAAGCCTAGCAAGACAACAAAAATCAAGAGAGGATGAAAatcaataacatcataactgTAAAGAACTAGTACTCTTTATCAAGAAGGAATTTTACTTTTCCCCCTCGACTAGGAAATTTTTGTTTgttcttatgactatttttattaatttggtACTTAACCATACAGTCTTTTACTCTTTGGTAGTGAAACATGAATGCTGAACGTTTTTAACTATTTCCTCTTCCATCCTTAACAAAGAAACTGAAAATTTACAATGAGCTGACTAGCAGGAGGAAGTTGCATACATCTTATCTGCTTCCCAATTACTCTGCGCCATGACTTCCACTCAATCACTTCCTGCAGGAAATTCCACGCAGCCAACTACGGTATTCACAGCAATCACAGAGCTACACAATAATAACACAAAAACAGTTGAAacaaatttatcaataaaaatacaGGTTAAAAAACACGGAACTGATTCTCATCAAGTAGACATTTTACCAATTCTGAAGATCAAATCCAGCATTGCTGCTCtctgtaaaaaaaaatgaataaggaACCCTAATAAACAAAATCAACCGTAAAAACAAGAGAATTAaacaaaattgatgaaataaaaGGTAAGATCTTCATCGACAAGTAATTCTCAACTTCAAAATTACACAGTAACACCAACACATACTCGAATTCACAAATTAACAAATCAGCTCACAAGCTCAGGAAGCTGAAacacaattaaaaataaaaataaaataaaaatctccaGCCAAAAAATTACCTTAAAGAAACAGTAATTCAAGTAGAAAAGCTCCAATTGAAGTCAAGTAATCAGGTTTTCGAAGTAACCTCCGATCAATTACACTTTATCCGAACATTAATCAACGATTAAAACATAAACTTAGATGATACTTATCATAAACAATTCAACACTTTCTTGTCTaaaaaatcatcattcataagcTCGTAAAAGATTCTCTTAtcacgaagaagaagaagaagagcttCAATGAAAGTGAGAagacaaaaaaaacaaaaaaaaaggaaacaaacaTGGAGTATATCAAAGTGAAGGGGAAAGCCGAAAATAGCAAAACAGGCTGTCAAGTAAGGTACCAAGCCTAAGGTTCGGTTTAGCTTTTTCTTTGTGCTTGACTGGGATGGGTATTAGGTTCGGGAAGATTGGTTCGGTGGTTCGGTTGGAGTAAAAGGGGTAAAGTGGGGACAAGTTTTACGTAAGCAGAAAAGCGGTGCATAGAATGTAACGCGCGTAGAAAGCGCAAGTGAGATTATAATTAAAGAGGTAAGGTCAATATCgggaagtagttgcaagtaaaTTCTGAACTGTGTGCTATAAtaagcctatatatatatgtgctgaGATCCCTACTTGGCTAGTATTTGCtaattttagaagaaaaaataacaaaaatagtcTCTTATAGTCACTTCAACCATATAAGATGCTGTTTTGGCGAGGTGTATAAAAATAGCGATAAATATTGTATTATGATAATATTAatagtattattatttatttggtttattgaattaaaaataacatatattatatataacaataataatttaatgaaatcccacaatgtggggtctgaggaggtAAAGTATAGGCAAACCTAACTTTTAttaaggtaggacggctgtttccaaaAGATTTTTATATGGACAAGCCAAGATCATCTCACTTAGAAGCTGCTTTTCGGATTCTGCGATACATCAAAACTTCACCGGAAAGAGGTTGATTCTTGTCCCTCgactcaaaagaagcataaaaaaaaatcagataaGGCCAAAAAATAACATGTATTGTATAATTAGACataaatatgatgaaaataatgcgGAAAAGATCGTAAGTGACAACTATATTTTAAACATGTTAGTATATGCATTCAATTTTTACATTGttaatactatattttttttattagctaaacaaaaataaaaataaaagtatataataatatacaaaGTGAATGCGTGTCTTTTCTAATGCATACTACCCAGAGACCCCTTAGTCCTTTAAGTTTGTTTGGTTTCTGAcgaatatttaataaatatgtcTGATAAATTTGACGGAAAATCGTGAAAGAGAAGGTTTAGCGTGAGAAATCATATTTAGAGGTGTACTTTTATACAtagtttctatttttattttttttaaaaaaatctatttcTGAAGTCTCCTCTTTCAAGTTACCCGTTACTTTATATCACATTGTTTATAATGAAATTCTaccatattatttatttaagaatCGATATAAAATTGAGAAATTATGAGTAGTTATTGACATTTGATTAGATTGACGTATAAATGTATAAACACCATAGTGACACTCCTAAGTCCTACCTATGGAAAGCgataaagaaaaagagaagaagagtttAGAATTATatccaaaaaaagaaagttataaaatttgattaaaaaattatatatttttttcattttcaaaactgATTGCACCATTTAAAATTGTAATTTCAAACTTGAAACAGTATGTGGAAAGGTAAAATTTATGAAACAGTTtcagaaatatttataaattacatcaCAGTAAAAactttttatgtataaatacctTTAAATATTGTATACATGTAATATCgggttggtttgatttgatttgacttttttagttaaaattaaatcaatCCAAATCGAATATGATCGAAGTTTTTGTTTTAAATACGAAACCAAGTCAAATCAAATAAGgagtttttttttctagatttgACTCGGATTATCGGTTTGACATGATTTTTTTTCGTGCACCCCTAGCCAAAAAGATATACTCTATTTGTActaatttatgtgacaccaTTCGAAATTTCAGGATTCAAACTTTTTCGATCGAAAATTCAGACATgaaatctttattttataaaaaataaatttatgtatttgaatatataaaaagtactataagtcaCAATATTTGacaattcaaaaaatatataagacattttaaaaaattatgattaaaagaaattatttgtACTCACGAAATTCAAAAAGGTGCAACATAAATTAAAttggataaataaaaaatagcaGAAATTGCACTTTAAAGagttatactatatatacactatagaaacaaaaaaaaagattagaaACTACAATAAACGTACCTCTACATTTGAGTGTTAGCTAATTTTCTCTCTTTATAgttttatcaaatttaataaatataaattattaaatatttaataaaaatcatACAATATTACTATTGACACCTCAAATTAAAAACTATACATCACTACAATCAGAAACTCATTCTCTTAGAGAATTTTATTGACTTCGCACACAATAGTAAATTTTCACAAAGATAAAGAATTATATTGTTCAGGACATAGATAAAAGAGCTATTTAAACCGACTCTCAAacataaattatcattttttttctgcTATAGTGAGTGAACAGAAGACACAGATGTAATCATGTAGGACAGAGTTTAGATTATTATGTTTGTTGATAACACGTAGTTGTTagtaaataaaaagaagaaaaggtcAGTGTCATGACATGTGTGTAACACAAAACTGTTTGTACATGAAAGCAGCAAACATTTGTCACTTTCAGAACACATTGCATAGATTCGATTATAACACAATATTTTTACGTGCCATGATTACAACATCAAATTTACTTTGGTCAAAGATGCTGAAATGTTTTCAATATATTTGATAAAACATTTTGATGGGGGATTGATGGCTTCAAATGTGTAGTATTACACACTGTCATGTCATTTAATGTGTTTAATAGATATAATTTAACTTCGAGTTCAAATATTCAACAGATATAATTGTTAGGTTAGGGACCATTAATATATTTAGCCTAATTATTAAATATCATGATATGAGATTATAATATGTTTGATCACCTCACCTtttgttttcaatttataaactctcaagaaataatatattacGCTTATTTCTCATCAAACTCACAGATAAAAAAATGTATTCAAAAATGAATTATATGTAtttcaatattaaaatatgtTCAAAATTGAGTCATATTATTCCGTATTTAGTGTGATtaacctttttttaaaaaaagaaattcttcctctcttttttaaaaaaaattgtttttagaACAAGTGTCAACAGATTAGTGGCTAGTACTTTTGTTGCCGGCGCCAGAAGAAAAGAAATTTCATTTTTGCcggtaattaattaattgatgtaCACATTACTTAACACTTCGTTCAAAAATGGGATTGAGGTTATTCAATTAATGATCTGTTAAGGTCAACCTTCTTTTGTTTGGTCTACGAGttctttatgtttttttttttatctatgtattttaaatttatcccgtaaaataacaataacatattcaagattattttatattggaatttgaaaagaataaaGTATGGACAATCATAATTCATTATGGTGTAAATAGAATTTTGAGTAAGCGGAGTCGGTGTTTATAAATAATGGACAAATAATTGAATGAACTTATAAATTAGATATAGTTTTGTCCCAATGGTTTAGATTAGTTTTAAGTTAGAAGAGTTATTTGGATCAATATTAAGCTATATAGCACATATGTTCTATTTTGCAAAAATATGCTTAGAtgacctctaacctcaaagaacAAAACTAATCATTCAACCAACACACCAAGAGGCATCGAATCTAAAGTGgtgtatatatagatagatagatttaataaaattttctgAATAAAGAGTGTGATTGACACTCCTTCGCTCAACATGGGTCCACCCCTATACGCACAATTTACCTCTACCTCGTAGAGGTAGATATGATATGAGAAGGAAAAATTGTAATGGAAATTATGCCAGAATATCTTGTATTTATCCCTATGTAGTTTTATAAGTTACTCTCTCCGTTCTAATTTATTTATAGGTGTTTGCTTGAGAGTgagaataataaaaaagaaagaattttgAAACTATAAATCCTTATATTAAGCTAAAATGAGAAGTTTAAAGTTAATTATGATATTCCTTTATGACTGAAGACATCAATTCAGAGAGTCATTCATAATATTACTAGgaatattttcatgatgataCAAATGAGGAAGCCTGATATGAAATGTCTTAGTAATTGACCAGATATGGTTAAGGAATTGGAAGGTTACAGTCCTAAGATGATGGTAATAAGAGTATTGTGGGATTTCCCACCAGTAGGCTGGCTAAAATACAATACATATGGGGCTTCGAGAGGTAATTCAGGTATAAGCTCCAATTTTGGCTAAGATCCAACCTGCGCTACCAGCTTTTTGACTCAactgaattttttttccttttttaagcTAATGCCTTTTGTTTGAGGAATGAAAGAGGGGATTTACTGTATACAGATGGATCTACTATTGAAAACACCACTAGCACTGTAGTAGAGACGAAGATAATTCTAGAAGCATGTAAACATAGCAAGCAGGAGCAGcacaataatataatcattcaaACAGACTATATGTTATTGTACAAAATTCTACAAGGAAAATGGTCATGCCCCTGGATAATCATAGATATGGTGACAGAAATCAAAACATGCTTACTGGACAAATAACATACATTCCAGCACATTTTtaggaaataaaattaatgtgacaccccggaatttttttcgctaagattcgaacatttcttcacatgagtgtagactcggaccggaggacttgaaatttttcacatgagttaggatgagttcctaagtaattaaagagcgttagaggtgatgtggggtcatgaaggacccctaggaccaaatcaagccaaaagattcgtcgtggctaagtttgaggaggagttcgcatgaggggttgacttctaacgaccctatcttttgaaatatgactatctgggtggcccacgacctaccaaattaaaggtcgtcgaatcttctttccaacgccaccaagaatgtaagttttggagttcagagtcaaaagatatgacgatcctaaaatgaactagcacagtagagattttcaggcctgggttgcaattgctggaaaactgggcttagcgccgcagtggcgcgacgcgccactatcgcgccaataatgtgccttagtagtttggtt
This Solanum dulcamara chromosome 8, daSolDulc1.2, whole genome shotgun sequence DNA region includes the following protein-coding sequences:
- the LOC129899199 gene encoding transcriptional corepressor LEUNIG_HOMOLOG-like, whose translation is MAQSNWEADKMLDVYIHDYLLKRKLHNSAKAFMTEGKVATDPVAIDAPGGFLFEWWSVFWDIFIARTNEKHSEAAAAYIETQQMKAREHQQQLQMQQLQLMQQRNAQLQRRDQNPSLGGPISAINSEGMMGQPSASVLAMKMYEEQMKHPHSLDSETSSPLIDPNRMALLKTASNHQRQLVQGNSGSMSAALQQMQGRPQMTADIKTEVNLSGTQKSLPMDPSSIYGQAILQSKSGLGGAGLNQGVTGLPLKGWPLTGIDHLRPSIGLQVQKPNIQNQNQYLLASQQQQALAQAQAQGNLNSPYYGYGGLPRGNFNAKDGQPPRNDGSICSPVQSNSPKMKMAQIPQSSSQQQDQLQQQQQQQQQQQLPQNGRKRKQHSSSGPANSTGTGNTVGPSPSSPASTHTPGDGMTSASSLQHVGSVSKSMMMYGGDGTGGIASSTNQLDDLETFGDIGSLEDNVDSFLSHDGGDGNIYGTLKQTITEHKPESSKGFSFGEVGCIRTRNKVTCCHFSSDGKLLASAGHDKKAVLWNMDTLQTETTPEEHQYLITDVRFRPNSTQLATASFDKSVRLWDAANTNYCLNSYTGHPSHVMSLDFHPKKNDLFCFCDSNNEIRYWNISPFSCTRVSKQGGSAQVRFQPITGQLLAAASDKAVSIFDVENDRQLQSFQGHSGVVNYLCWDLNGDLLASVSEESVKVWSLNTGDCIHELSANGNQFHSCVFHPSYSALLVIGGMRSLELWNMVENKSMTIPAHENIIAALAQSPVTGMVASASHDSSVKLWK